The Pseudokineococcus lusitanus genomic interval GTGGCGGGTGGCGTCCGGGAGCGCGAGCCAGAGCTGGACGCCGGACAGGGGGGCGCCGTCGTCGAGCGACACCTCGGAGTGGCTGACGCCGCGGCCGGCGGTCATGAGGTCGAGCTCACCGGGGCGCACGACGACGTCGCTGCCGACGCTGTCGCGGTGCCGGATCGTCCCCGACAGCGGCCAGGTGACGGTCGCGAGGCCGGTGTGCGGGTGGGGGAGGACGCGCATCGACGCCGACGTGGGGCCGTAGCGGTCGACGAAGCACCAGGCGCCGACGGTGGGGACGTCGCGCTGCGGCAGGGTGCGCCGGACCTCGAGGCCCCGGACGCCGCCGAGCGGCACGGTGCGGGCGGGCAGCACCTGCCGTCGCGGCGTCCCGCCCGCCCCCAGGGGCTCGCCGGGGACCGGGCGCTCGTCGGGACGGGCCTCGAGGTCGGTCACGGCTGCCTCCGGGGGCGGGCGGGTGCTGCTCCGTGGTGCTGCGTCGTGCGGGTGGTGCTGCGGTGCGGCGGGACCGCTCAGGCGTCCTGCGCCTGCTCGGCGTCGCCGGCGGCGTCGAGCTGCTCGGCGTCCGTCGTCGCGCTCGCGGCGACGGCCTTCTGGCGCGCGCCGATGACCTGGGCGGCCGCGACGCCGACGCCGGCGAGGGCGGCGGCGACCATCCACGGGCGGTTCAGCCGGTGGCCGAGCGCGTGGTCGAGGGAGTACCGGCCCGGCCCGGCGACGGCGAGGGCGGCGCCCGTCGTGGCGAGGACGGCGTTGAGCTCGTAGCCGCCGGAGGCGGCCCAGAAGCCGGCGGGGGCGTGGACGGTGCCGGCCGCGGTCATCGTCGCGGCGGTCGCCGCGCCGGCGACGGGGGTGCCGAGGCCGAGGGCCAGGCCGGCGCCGCCGGCGGCCTCGCCGAGGCCCGCGAGCAGGGCGCTGCGCTTCCCGGGCCGGAAGCCCATGGCCTCCATGGCGCCGCCGGTGGCGTCGAGGCCGTGGCCGCCGAACCAGCCGAACAGCTTCTGGGCGCCGTGGGCGAAGAGGGTGCCGCCGACGCCCACGCGCAGGGCGAGCAGGCCGAGGTCGGTGCGGGAGCGGTGGGACATGGGTGCCTCCGAGCGGGGTGGCCGTGGTGCGGCCGGAGCGGTGCCGCGGCCGCGGGACGGCCGGTGACGTGGTCGGTGCGGCGACGACGTCGGCGCCGGGGACGACGGTACGCCTTTTCCTTGAGAGTGCAAGTACCTCCCGGCGGGGACGGGCGTGCTCACCCGTGCGCCGACCGGCCGTGCGACCGAGACTGCGCCCATGACCCCCGCCCCGCGACCCCGCCCCCTGCCCGCCGGCCCCGGCCAGGAGTCGGTGTGGGACTACCCGCGCCCGCCGGCCCTCGTCCGCAGCCCCCGCGGCGTCGAGGTGCGCTCGCCGGACGGCGCCGCGGTGCTGGCCCGCACCGACCGCGCCTGGCGCGTGCTCGAGACGAGCCACCCGCCCACCTGGTACGTGCCGCGCGAGGACGTCGCGGACGGCGTCCTCGTGCGCTCGGCGGCTCCCGCGACGACGTGCGAGTGGAAGGGCCGGGCCACCTACTGGGACGTCGTCCTGCCCGACGGCGGACGCCTCGAGGCGGCGGCGTGGTCGTACGAGACGCCGACGCCGCGCTTCGCCGACCTCGCCGGGGCGCTCGCCTTCGCGCCGGCGCAGGTCGCCGCGACGGTCGACGGCGAGCGGGTCCGCCCCCAGGAGGGCGGCTTCTACGGCGGCTGGGTGACGGACGACGTCGTCGGCCCCTTCAAGGGCGGGCCCGGCACCTGGGGCTGGTGACCCCCGGCGCCGGGCTGCGGGCTCAGGCCAGGAAGAGCTCGCGGTCCTCGCGGAGGCGGACGTCGTCGGGCGCGGCCGGGTCGGTGCCCGGGCCCCGGCCCGGCTCGGCCTTCTCGAAGACGACGCGGGCCGAGCGGCCCAGCAGCACGAGCGTCGCGAAGCCGTTGCCGAGCATCGGCCCCGTCGTCGAGCGCCAGTGCACGTCGAGCGGCTCGGCGCCCACGGTGCGGCGCAGCAGGCGCCCGGCGGCGCGCGCGAGGGGGGTGTGGAGGAAGCGGAACGCCGTCGTGAGGCCGCGCGGGAGGCCGTTGCGCAGCGGCGAGCTCGTCACCTGCCACACCGGGGCGCGGACGCCCCGGTCGGGGCGGAAGGACAGCGGCGCCACGTAGCCGTGGTGGACGTCGCCGGAGAGGAAGAGCACCGAGCCGGGCTCGCGGCCGTGCTCGCCCGCCGCGACGGCGCCGACGCGGTCGACGAGACGGCGGAACGAGGTCTCGAAGGCCCCCCAGTGCTCGAGGTCGACGGCCTGGCGCAGCGCCTCGGCGCGCGGGCGGAAGCGCTCGCCCCAGGCGCCGGCGGACGCCGTCGCCGCGTTCCACGCCTCGAGGTCGTGCAGCGCGGGCTCGAGCAGCACGGGCAGCGACGACGCGACGAGCAGGTGGTCGACGTCGCCGACGAGCGCGTCCTCGACGGCCCGCATCTCCTCCTCGTCGAGCATCGTGCGGCGGTCGTCGGACAGGACGCGCCCGGAGCGGGTGTCGACGACGACGAGCCGGGTGCGGCCGAGGTCGCGGACGTAGGACCACTGCGACGTGCCGCTGCCGTCGACCTGGGCGTCGGCGTCCAGGGCGAACTCCCGCAGGACCTCCTCGGCGTCGCCCTCCTCGCCGACCTCGCGCACCCGCGCCCACAGGTCGTCGGCCGCGAGCCGCGCGGGCTCGAGGTTCCCGAGGTGCTGGTAGAGCCAGTACGAGGCGTACGCGCCGGCGATGCGCCCGCGCCACCACGGCAGCGTCTGCACGTGCTCGCGCCAGGCGCGGGAGGTGTTCCAGTCGTCGCGGACGTCGTGGTCGTCGAAGATCATGGCCGTCGGCGTCGTCGCGAGCAGCCACCGGACCTCCGGGTCGGCCCAGGACTCGGCGTAGAGCCAGGTGTACTCCTCGAAGTCGCCGACCTCCCCGTGCGGCTCGGCGTCCCCGCGCTTGGCGGTGATGCGCTCGCGCATGCCGGGGGACAGGCCCTCGTCGGCGTAGACCTGGTCTCCGAGCATGAGCAGCAGGTCGGGCGTGCGGCGCCCGCGCTGGCAGGCCACGGAGAGGGCGACGAGGGCGTCCACCCCGACGGCCTCCTCGCCGACGTCGCGCGTGAAGGGCGGCACCTGCGGGCGGTCGACCCGGCACGAGCCCAGGGCGATGGACAGCGCCGGGGTCTGGGACGCCGATGGCGCGGGCGTCCCCGCGTGCGGCGGCTCGGGCGCCAGCGCGCCCTCGCGGACGGCCTCGTCGTGCGCGGCCTGCACGTCCGGCGCGGTCGTGGGGTCGTTGCCGTCGGAGCCGGCGGGGGAGGTGCGGCTGCCCGGCTCCGGCAGCGAGCGGATCCGGGGCGCCGGCCGCGGGTCGTCGGGCAGCGGCCAGACCTGGGCCCCGTCGAGGTCGACGGCGTAGTCCGTCTCCCCGCCCGGCTCGAGCCCCTCGACGACGACGAGCGCGAAGTGGTGGCCGCCCACCGTCACCGTCCGCGCGCGGCCGCCGGCGTCCCCGGCGCGGACGGCCACCTCGCCCCGGCGGGCGGTCTCCACCCAGACGGTGGCCGACGTGCCCGCGACGTGGCGCAGGAGGGGGCCGATGACGAGGTCGCCCGAGCTCTGGACGACGTCGGACGAGGTGGTGCCGGGGTCCGTCACCGGCGGATCGTCTCAGCCGGACGTCGGTCCGGCCCGTGCGGAGCCCGTGCTCCCGCTGTGCGGTCGGGGCGCTCAGCCGCGCGGGTGACGGCGCCCGGGCCCGGGCGGGGGCTCGGGGCAGGCGGCGCGCACGTCGGCGGCCATGACGTCGAGCTCGGCGAGCAGCGCGGACCCGGCGCGCGAGCGGCCCTCTGCGGCCGGGACGCGACGGAGGGCCGAGAGCGGCCGGCGGTGCGGCCGGTCGCCCCGGGGCAGGTGCGGACGGAGGGACGGGCGGGACGGCAGGTGCACGGCGGGACTCCTCGGGCGGGACGGGACCCCGGGTGTCTCCAGGCGCGGTGCGCGGTGCGTGCGTGCCGACGCTACGCCCGGAGGGGCGCGAGCGGCGCCTCCCGCGCACGGCCCGTGGACACCGCGGGCGTCCCTCAGCCGCGGCGCTGCGCCCGCAGCTGCCGGACCGCCAGCCCGCACGTGAGCAGCCCGCCGACGACCACCACGACGACGCCGACCCAGACGGGGAGCCCGCCGGGGCCCTCCGCGGTCGGGTCGAGGACGACGGCGAGGAGCACGCCGAGGGCCACGAAGCCGAGCCCGACGCCGACGGCGCCGCGGGGACGGCGGTACTGCTCGACCTTCACCACGGGGACAGCCTGCCCGCCGCGCCGGACGCCCGCGCGGGCGCGGCGGGGCGACGCACGACCCGCGCGGGGTCCAGGGCGCCGCGTCCGCCCGGGGGCGGGGGCGCGCCCGGCCAGCGTGCCACCGCAGGGACCTCCCGTCGTCCGGGGGGCGCGGGGGCGCCGATGTCCTAGGGTCGGCGCGTCCCCCCGAGCTGCGCAGGAGGCCCCCGTGAGCGTCGTGGTCGGCTACGTCCCCAGCCGCGAGGGCGCGCTCGTCCTCGAGCGGGCCGTCGACGAGGCCCGCTCGCGCGGCGTCCGTCTCGTGGCCCTCAACGTGCCCCGCAGCAGCGAGTTCGCGCAGGACTTCGTGGCCGACGACGCCGAGCTGGCCGACCTCGACGCGCTCCTGGCCGAGGCCGGAGTCGAGCACGAGGTGCGCCGGGGCACCGGCGACGAGGCGCCCGCCGACACGCTCCTCGACCTCGTCGACGAGGTGGGGGCCGAGCTCGTCGTCATCGGCCTCCGCCGGCGCTCGCCCGTGGGGAAGATGCTCATGGGCAGCACCTCCCAGCGCGTGCTCCTCGACGCGCCCTGCCCGGTGCTCGCCGTCCAGCACGACTGACGCCCCGCCGCCCGGGGCCGGCACCCGGACGGCACGCCGACCGACCCCGACCGACCCGGACCGACGCGGGCCCGGCGCCCGCGGGAAGCAGGTGGCCGTGCCCCTCCCCCGACCGCGCGGGACCCATGTCTCCGCCTCGCACACCGTCTGGGACCGCGCGCTCGACCCGGTGGCGGTCGTCCGCTCCGGCGACGAGGTCGAGGTCCTCACGCAGGAGGCCTCCGGCGGCCAGCTCGGCCCCGGCAGCACCGCCGCCGACATCGCCGTGCTCGACCTGCGGCGCATCAACCCCGTCGTCGGCCCCTTCTTCGTCGAGGGGGCCCGCCCCGGGGACGCGCTCGTCGTCGACGTCCTGTCGGTCGACCTCGACACGTGGGGCTGGTCGGCCCTCATCCCGGGCTTCGGGCTGCTGGCGGACGAGTTCCCCGAGCCGTACCTGCGCACCTCCGCGGTGGACTCCACGCCGGGCGGCGGAGGGGTCCAGCTGCTGCCGGACGTCGTCCTGCCGCTCGCGCCCATGGTCGGGACGATCGGCGTGGCCCCGCCCGAGCCGGGCCCGCACAGCGTCGTCCCGCCGCGCCGCTGGGGCGGCAACCTCGACATCCGCGACGTCGGCCCGGGCGCCCGCGTCGTCCTCCCGGTCGGGGTCGAGGGCGGGCTCTTCTCCCTCGGCGACGTCCACGCCGTCATGGGCGACGGCGAGGTCTGCGGCACCGGCGTGGAGACGTCGGCGCTCGTGCGGGTCCGCCTCACCGTCGCGCCCGGCCGGGCGCCCGCCTCGCCCGTCGTCGTGACGGACCTGCGGACGCTCCGGCTGGAGACGACGCTCGCGACGACGGGCGTGGGCGACGACCTCCTCGAGTGCTCGCGGGACGCGGTCCGCCAGGCGGTCGACCTCCTCGTCGAGGAGCGTGGGACGTCCCGCGAGGACGCCTACCTCCTGCTGTCGCTCGCCGCGGACCTGCGGGTCTCCGAGGTGGTCGACGCCCCGCACTGGGTGGTCACCTGCCACGTCCCGCGCCGGCTGCTGCCGGGCTGGCCGCACGTCTGACGCACCCGTCCTGTCCTGCCCGACCCGGCCGGCCCGGAGGCCGGCCGGGACGGGTGCCGGGACGGTGCCGGCTCAGTCCTGCGCCCGGCGGCGCCGGGCGAGGAGCAGCGCCCCGGCGCCGAGGAGGAGCAGCGCCCCGCCGGCCACGAGCGGGCCGCCGACGTCGGCGCCCGTCCGCGCGAGCCGGTCCACCACCGCGGCGGCGGGGCCGTCGACGGTGAAGCGGTCGAGCAGCTGGAAGCGCGGCGACGTCCCGGTGCCGGTGCCGGTGCCCGAGCTCGTGCCGGTCCCCGTGCCCGTCCCCGTGCCGGTCCCTGAGCCCGTGCCGGAGCCCGTGCCGGAGCCCGTGCCGGAGCCCGTGCCGGTGCCGCCGTCGCCCGTGCCGGGCGTCGGGTCCGGGACGACGACCGGCGCGCCGGCCACGGTCACCGTCACGGTGCCGGTGGTCCGCTGCCCCAGCTCGTCCTGCACCGTGTAGGTGAAGGTCTCCGTGCCCGTCCAGCCCGGCGCCGGCGTGTACACGAGCCGGCCGCCCCTGACCTCGACGGTGCCGTGGTCGGCGCCCTCGACGTCGACGAGGACGACGTCGCCGGTCAGCCCGTCCAGCGGGACCTCGACCGGCTGGTCGGTGCGCGTCGTCGTGCGCCGGTCGACCTGCGTGGCCGGCGGCGGGGCAACGGCCTGGAGCGTCACGGTGGCCGGCCGCGAGAGGTCTATGCCGTCGTCGGCGCGGTAGGTGAGGGTCACCGTGCCGACGAAGTCGGCGGGCGGCGCCCAGCGGAGCCGGCCGTCGTCGTCGATCGTCACCGAGCCCTGCTGGGTGCCGGTCGCGTCCACCGGCCCCGTCAGGGAGCCGGGGGCCACGACGAGCCGGTCGCCGTTGGCGTCGGTGTCGTCGCGGAGGACGTCCACCGCGACCGCGCGACCCCGCGGCGTGCGGGCGCTGTCGTCCCCGGCGACGGGGGCGGCGTTGGCGACGGTGACCGTCACGCGGGCGCTCGCCCGCCCGTCGACGTCGCCGTCGTCGACGACGTAGGGGAAGGTCACGACGCCGCGGAAGCCGGTCGGCGGCGTGTAGACGAGCCGCCCGTCGACGACGGCCGCGGTGCCCTGACGGACACCCCGGGCGTCGCGGGGGAGGCCGGCGTCGCCGTCGACGAGGAGCACGCGCAGCGTGTCCCCGTTCCTGTCCTGCGCGTCGACGAGGACCCTGACGGGGGTGGCGGACGGGGTCGTCTCGCGGACGTCGGCCGCCGTGGGGGCGGCGTTGCGGACCCGGACGGTGGCCGTGGCCCGCGACCGGAGGCCCTCGTCGTCCTCGACCTCGTAGGAGAAGCTGACGACGCCCTTGAAGCCCGCCGGCGGCGTGTACGTGATCTTGCCGCCCTCGGCGACGGCGGTGCCCTGGACCTCCTGCCGGTCGTCGAGGGGCATCCCGACGGCGACGAGGCGCATCGTGTCGTGGTTGGGGTCGCGGTCGTTGTCGAGGACGGGCACGACGACGGCCCGTCCGCTGTCGGTGTCCACGGCGTCGTCCACAAGGACCGGGGCGAGGTTCGGCACGGTGACCACGAGGGTGCCCGAGGCCTCGCCGCCGGCGCCGTCGACGACGACGTAGGTGACGGTCACGTCGCCCTTCGTGCCCTGCGCCGGCGTGACGCGGAGGCGCCCGTCGGCTGCGACGTCCACGGCGGCGCCGCGGTCGGCACGGGTGCGGCCGAGGTCGACCGCGAGGCGCTGCGTCGTCGGCCCGACGTTGGGGTCGGTGGTGCGACCGACGACGTCGACGTACGCCGGGACGTCGGGGTCGACGACCGTCGTCAGCGACGCGGGCGCCGTGGGCGGGGTGTTGGCCACGGTCACCGTGACGGTCGCGGTGGCGCTCTCCTCGCCGTCCGAGACGGTGTACGTGACGGTCGCCCTGCCGGCGAAGCCCGTCGTCGGCGTGAGGCGGACGACGCCGTCGACGAGCTCGACGGTGCCGGCGACCCGGCCGTCGGGGACGTCGGCCGAGACGACCGGGCCGACGGCCGTGACGGCCAGCTCGTCGCCGTTGGCGTCGGAGTCGTTGTCGAGCACCGGCACGACCGTGGTGCCGGCGTCGGCGGGCAGCTCGAGCGCGTCGTCGACGGCGGTCGGCGGCGTGTTGGTCAGCGTCAGCTCCAGGGAGCCGGTCGCCTCGCCGCCGGCACCGTCGGAGACGGTCCACGTGACGGTCACGAGGCCCCGGGTGCCGCGGCGCGGCACGACCTCGAGGAGGCCGTCGTCGGTGCGGCGCAGGTCGACCGCGCCGTCGGCCGTGGCGTCGCGCCACGTGAGCTCCTGGCCCGGCGTGGCCGGGACGTTCGCGTCGACCGCCCCGCCGAGCGGGTCGACGACGAGGGGCTCGGCCGTCGCCCGCTCCTCCTCCAGCACCGGGCCCGCGTCGGGGGCCTCGTTGCCGACCTCGACCTCGACGACGGCGGACGCCGTGCGCCCGGCCGGCTCGCCCTCGGGGGCGTCGGTCACGGTGTAGGAGAGGCGGACCGGGCCGGCCCAGCCGTCCCGCGGGGCGGTGTAGCGGACCCGCGGGCCCTCGGGCGTGCTGACGAGCTCCGCCGTGCCGCGCGCGGTGCCGTCGGCGTCGACGGGCGTGCCGACGGCCGTGACGCGGAGGGCGTCGCCGTCCGGGTCGGTGTCGTTGCCGAGGACGTCGACGTCCACGGAGCCGTAGGTGGCCGTCGTCGCACCGAGGTCGTCGGCCGCGACGGGCGTCCGGTCGGAGACCGTCACCGTGAGGACGGCGTCGTCCGTGCCGCCCGCGCCGTCGTCGACCGTGTAGGCCACGCGGACCTCGCCGGTCGTGCCGGCGGCAGGGGTGACGCGGACGAGGCCCTCGTCGGTGAGCGCCACGGAGGCGCGGGCGTCGTCGCCGAGGGCCCGCAGCGACTCGCGGACGACGACGAGCGTCTGGTTGTGGCGGCCGCCCGGCACGACGTTGGCGTCGGTGTCGTTGGCCAGCACGTCGACGTCGACGGGGGTGCGGACGGGCGTGCCGGCCGCGTCGTCCCGGGCGACGGGGAGGGCGTTGCGGACGGTGACGGTCAACGTGCCCGTGGCGGTCCTGGTGCCGT includes:
- a CDS encoding DUF427 domain-containing protein — its product is MTPAPRPRPLPAGPGQESVWDYPRPPALVRSPRGVEVRSPDGAAVLARTDRAWRVLETSHPPTWYVPREDVADGVLVRSAAPATTCEWKGRATYWDVVLPDGGRLEAAAWSYETPTPRFADLAGALAFAPAQVAATVDGERVRPQEGGFYGGWVTDDVVGPFKGGPGTWGW
- a CDS encoding DoxX family protein — its product is MSHRSRTDLGLLALRVGVGGTLFAHGAQKLFGWFGGHGLDATGGAMEAMGFRPGKRSALLAGLGEAAGGAGLALGLGTPVAGAATAATMTAAGTVHAPAGFWAASGGYELNAVLATTGAALAVAGPGRYSLDHALGHRLNRPWMVAAALAGVGVAAAQVIGARQKAVAASATTDAEQLDAAGDAEQAQDA
- a CDS encoding universal stress protein; its protein translation is MSVVVGYVPSREGALVLERAVDEARSRGVRLVALNVPRSSEFAQDFVADDAELADLDALLAEAGVEHEVRRGTGDEAPADTLLDLVDEVGAELVVIGLRRRSPVGKMLMGSTSQRVLLDAPCPVLAVQHD
- a CDS encoding alkaline phosphatase D family protein, which translates into the protein MTDPGTTSSDVVQSSGDLVIGPLLRHVAGTSATVWVETARRGEVAVRAGDAGGRARTVTVGGHHFALVVVEGLEPGGETDYAVDLDGAQVWPLPDDPRPAPRIRSLPEPGSRTSPAGSDGNDPTTAPDVQAAHDEAVREGALAPEPPHAGTPAPSASQTPALSIALGSCRVDRPQVPPFTRDVGEEAVGVDALVALSVACQRGRRTPDLLLMLGDQVYADEGLSPGMRERITAKRGDAEPHGEVGDFEEYTWLYAESWADPEVRWLLATTPTAMIFDDHDVRDDWNTSRAWREHVQTLPWWRGRIAGAYASYWLYQHLGNLEPARLAADDLWARVREVGEEGDAEEVLREFALDADAQVDGSGTSQWSYVRDLGRTRLVVVDTRSGRVLSDDRRTMLDEEEMRAVEDALVGDVDHLLVASSLPVLLEPALHDLEAWNAATASAGAWGERFRPRAEALRQAVDLEHWGAFETSFRRLVDRVGAVAAGEHGREPGSVLFLSGDVHHGYVAPLSFRPDRGVRAPVWQVTSSPLRNGLPRGLTTAFRFLHTPLARAAGRLLRRTVGAEPLDVHWRSTTGPMLGNGFATLVLLGRSARVVFEKAEPGRGPGTDPAAPDDVRLREDRELFLA
- a CDS encoding Ig-like domain-containing protein produces the protein MPLDHARAPRPAARRTPGLRALLRRARRQGTVAVVLSLLAGPLLAVAVAPAASAAITSPFERQFVANTNGDVVVVGNTLMSCATGSTAATGGGSTCAGARAGTAEKNNNNDWAMTAVDVDADPSTSNSSSATLTLPPSGGVLYAALVWGAKTDGATGGAAAPAPASRGSVRLTGPGGSSTTVTDPAPLAGQDSAYQAWVDVTEQVRTAGSGSYTVAGAQLGTGQDRYAGWSLVVAVADPDAPARNLAVFKGFGTVRNADADRVADIPVSGFLTPAEGAVRTTIGIVGYEGDLGLTGDRLQLRRQGSATFRDVTDAANPADNVWNSTISTRGADTTARSPRHANQMGFDADTLVADGLLGNDETSATLRLTTGGETYFPGAVTFATDLYEPQLEGAKRVDDVNGGLLQRGDVLRYTVPVSNTGLDTASSARIVDAIPSGTTYVPGSLQAGSGTGPSDAELDFTPVSDAGGDDRGTYGTGPNGGFVQVTVGEGATAASGGRVPPTSTVAAGGTTHHALRFDVRVDGDVADGARLLNVAELLFRGATTGASSTSVSNAVTSVVDGTARGGGTPLTTSPDVATLRPTPSTPTVQVPVLANDGGDGLTVVEVTDAAGGLVSLEGGTVTYRPAAAFAGRDAFTYTVRDAHGATAAQVVYVDVVNDAPVAADDAATTTRNGEVLVPVLANDTDANGDALHVVSAGAPRHGTAVVDGAGVRYTPAPGWTGTDSFPYVVSDARGSRTTGTVTVTVANRAPVAVADSAETVVDGAVDVAVLANDTDADGDVLSVVDLVQPAGGGTVSLRPDGTVRLEPAAGTAGTVTFTYRVTDGLATSDPATVAVVVQGPPVAAPDTLDLATGQAGEVDVVANDSDPNAGDTLRLTTVTGAVEGADASVLDARRVRYTPAPGFAGTDELTYTVTDGTRTATGTLTVTVRNALPVARDDAAGTPVRTPVDVDVLANDTDANVVPGGRHNQTLVVVRESLRALGDDARASVALTDEGLVRVTPAAGTTGEVRVAYTVDDGAGGTDDAVLTVTVSDRTPVAADDLGATTATYGSVDVDVLGNDTDPDGDALRVTAVGTPVDADGTARGTAELVSTPEGPRVRYTAPRDGWAGPVRLSYTVTDAPEGEPAGRTASAVVEVEVGNEAPDAGPVLEEERATAEPLVVDPLGGAVDANVPATPGQELTWRDATADGAVDLRRTDDGLLEVVPRRGTRGLVTVTWTVSDGAGGEATGSLELTLTNTPPTAVDDALELPADAGTTVVPVLDNDSDANGDELAVTAVGPVVSADVPDGRVAGTVELVDGVVRLTPTTGFAGRATVTYTVSDGEESATATVTVTVANTPPTAPASLTTVVDPDVPAYVDVVGRTTDPNVGPTTQRLAVDLGRTRADRGAAVDVAADGRLRVTPAQGTKGDVTVTYVVVDGAGGEASGTLVVTVPNLAPVLVDDAVDTDSGRAVVVPVLDNDRDPNHDTMRLVAVGMPLDDRQEVQGTAVAEGGKITYTPPAGFKGVVSFSYEVEDDEGLRSRATATVRVRNAAPTAADVRETTPSATPVRVLVDAQDRNGDTLRVLLVDGDAGLPRDARGVRQGTAAVVDGRLVYTPPTGFRGVVTFPYVVDDGDVDGRASARVTVTVANAAPVAGDDSARTPRGRAVAVDVLRDDTDANGDRLVVAPGSLTGPVDATGTQQGSVTIDDDGRLRWAPPADFVGTVTLTYRADDGIDLSRPATVTLQAVAPPPATQVDRRTTTRTDQPVEVPLDGLTGDVVLVDVEGADHGTVEVRGGRLVYTPAPGWTGTETFTYTVQDELGQRTTGTVTVTVAGAPVVVPDPTPGTGDGGTGTGSGTGSGTGSGTGSGTGTGTGTGTGTSSGTGTGTGTSPRFQLLDRFTVDGPAAAVVDRLARTGADVGGPLVAGGALLLLGAGALLLARRRRAQD
- a CDS encoding acetamidase/formamidase family protein; the protein is MPLPRPRGTHVSASHTVWDRALDPVAVVRSGDEVEVLTQEASGGQLGPGSTAADIAVLDLRRINPVVGPFFVEGARPGDALVVDVLSVDLDTWGWSALIPGFGLLADEFPEPYLRTSAVDSTPGGGGVQLLPDVVLPLAPMVGTIGVAPPEPGPHSVVPPRRWGGNLDIRDVGPGARVVLPVGVEGGLFSLGDVHAVMGDGEVCGTGVETSALVRVRLTVAPGRAPASPVVVTDLRTLRLETTLATTGVGDDLLECSRDAVRQAVDLLVEERGTSREDAYLLLSLAADLRVSEVVDAPHWVVTCHVPRRLLPGWPHV